From Aquificota bacterium, one genomic window encodes:
- a CDS encoding NADH-quinone oxidoreductase subunit A: protein MGYLALLIFFVIMLGLALVFVFINYILGPKSQDALQDYPYECGVPLYDQSAQATFHQGYYLLGLLLLLFDIEAAFLFPWTVVYRYLGVFGFIEMFLFILILTYGLLYAWRRGALNWQFEEESL, encoded by the coding sequence TTTGTTATTATGCTTGGCCTTGCGCTGGTCTTTGTGTTTATAAACTATATACTTGGTCCCAAGTCCCAAGATGCACTTCAGGACTATCCTTATGAATGTGGTGTGCCTTTGTATGATCAATCCGCCCAGGCCACCTTTCATCAAGGTTATTATCTCTTGGGCCTTTTGCTCCTGCTCTTTGACATAGAAGCTGCCTTTCTCTTTCCTTGGACGGTAGTGTATAGATACCTTGGCGTATTTGGCTTTATTGAGATGTTCCTATTTATCCTTATACTTACCTACGGGCTTTTATACGCTTGGAGAAGAGGTGCCTTAAACTGGCAGTTTGAAGAAGAAAGTCTATAA
- a CDS encoding NADH-quinone oxidoreductase subunit D: protein MPWAKGEDFIDLKERFRELQIEEKPTITALHIPKSDLIELLKALKEEKGFKLFLDHSVIDFPDKKPRFQAFYILYNVDERKRVVVKTWTDGELPSIEKLWFAGKWAERECYDMFGIKYEGHENLVRAFMWETYQYYPLRKDFPLEGYATEYLPSLNEVLWGDNLQGLMNYDKMHTPVPTLEDLEITEKKRLKKKAQIVLNWGPLHPGTHGTMWFLFDLEGERVYQCDVILGQLHRGVEKLAENEMYNQFLVYTDRMDYLSALCSNQAWVVAVERLLGIEDLVPEKAKYIRTMMSELQRINSHLLWLGTYALDLGALTIFLYAFKEREKLMDIIEGITGARLTISYPRVGGVRMDLPEGALEVIKAFIKRFPKELKEWETILSRNRIWLRRNIGVGVISKEDVYFYGLTGPVARGSGVPYDLRKFEPYDAYGWVEFDIPVGENGDVYDRYLVRLEEMRQSLRIIEQCVNVLERMPKSAPFFAESPDPKKIKLSLDGIGLKVPEGEIYSSGENPRGELGFYIYSTGGIKPYRVKIRPGSMYNLCIYPKLMKDRVIADAVAILASLDPVVGEIDR from the coding sequence ATGCCTTGGGCAAAGGGTGAAGACTTTATTGACCTAAAGGAAAGGTTTAGAGAGCTACAGATAGAAGAAAAACCAACCATTACGGCCCTACACATACCAAAAAGCGACCTTATAGAGCTTCTAAAGGCTTTAAAAGAAGAAAAGGGCTTTAAACTTTTCCTTGACCACTCGGTTATTGACTTTCCAGACAAAAAGCCAAGGTTCCAGGCCTTTTACATACTCTACAACGTGGATGAAAGGAAAAGAGTAGTAGTAAAAACATGGACCGATGGCGAACTCCCTTCCATAGAAAAGCTCTGGTTTGCAGGCAAATGGGCCGAAAGGGAATGCTACGATATGTTTGGCATCAAATACGAAGGGCATGAGAACCTTGTAAGGGCCTTTATGTGGGAAACATACCAGTATTATCCTCTACGGAAGGACTTCCCTCTGGAAGGCTACGCTACCGAATACCTTCCTTCCTTGAACGAGGTCCTTTGGGGCGACAACCTTCAGGGCCTTATGAACTACGATAAAATGCACACGCCTGTGCCAACCCTTGAGGACCTTGAGATTACAGAAAAGAAAAGACTAAAAAAGAAGGCACAGATAGTGCTTAATTGGGGACCCTTGCACCCAGGCACTCACGGAACTATGTGGTTCCTCTTTGACCTTGAAGGGGAAAGGGTCTATCAGTGCGATGTTATATTGGGCCAGCTACACAGGGGCGTGGAAAAGCTGGCGGAGAATGAGATGTATAATCAGTTCTTGGTCTACACGGACCGTATGGATTACCTTTCTGCCCTGTGTTCCAATCAGGCATGGGTTGTGGCCGTAGAAAGGCTTCTTGGCATAGAGGACCTTGTGCCAGAAAAGGCAAAGTATATAAGGACTATGATGTCCGAGCTTCAAAGGATAAACTCTCACCTTCTTTGGCTTGGCACCTACGCCCTTGACCTTGGAGCATTGACCATATTCCTATATGCCTTTAAAGAAAGAGAAAAGCTTATGGACATAATAGAGGGCATAACGGGTGCAAGGCTCACCATATCTTATCCAAGGGTGGGTGGTGTGCGCATGGACCTGCCAGAGGGAGCATTGGAAGTGATAAAGGCCTTTATAAAGAGATTTCCTAAAGAGCTTAAGGAGTGGGAAACCATACTAAGCAGAAATAGGATTTGGCTAAGGAGAAACATAGGCGTTGGTGTGATAAGTAAAGAGGATGTTTATTTCTACGGTCTTACCGGCCCTGTGGCAAGGGGTTCTGGCGTGCCTTATGACCTTAGAAAGTTTGAACCTTACGATGCTTACGGATGGGTGGAGTTTGATATTCCCGTGGGAGAAAATGGAGATGTTTATGATAGATACCTGGTAAGGCTTGAGGAGATGAGACAAAGCCTTAGGATCATTGAACAGTGTGTGAATGTCTTAGAAAGGATGCCTAAGTCAGCGCCCTTCTTTGCCGAATCTCCAGACCCCAAAAAGATAAAGCTTTCCTTGGATGGTATAGGTCTAAAAGTGCCAGAGGGAGAGATATACTCCTCTGGAGAGAACCCAAGGGGTGAGCTGGGTTTTTACATATACTCCACCGGCGGTATAAAGCCTTACAGGGTAAAGATAAGGCCCGGCTCCATGTACAATCTATGTATATATCCAAAGCTTATGAAGGATAGGGTTATTGCCGACGCAGTGGCCATTTTGGCAAGCCTTGACCCAGTGGTAGGAGAAATAGACAGGTAG